The genomic DNA TCGGCGAGCTGCGCCGGGGCCGCCTGGAGGCGATCCGTCGCCAAGAGCGTCATCAGCAGGTTGAACGCGTTGGCGCCCCCGCCCGACGTACCGCCGTTGGTCCCGGTCCCGTCGGCACCGCCGGTCGCGTGCGAACCGCCCATGTCGACGTACGTCGTGGGCACGATCGGGATCTTGGCGTGCTCGATCGCCGAGGCCAGCCGGCCGAGCACGGCTGGAGCTGCGGGCCGCCGTACGCGCGGACCTGCTCCTCGATGGCGATGGCCTTGCCGATGCCGACCCGGGCCTCCCGGTCGGCGTCCGCCTCGGCGGTGAGCCGGATCCTGGTCGCCTCGGAGTCGGCGAGCAGCTTGACCCGGTGCGCCTCACCCTCGGCAAGCAGCTTGACCTTCGTGGACTCACCGTCGGCCAGCCGCTTCGTGCGCTCCGCCTCCGCGCCGGCCAGGGTCTTGACGCGCTCGGCGTCCTGGTGCGCCTTCTGCAGCTCGGCGCGACCGCTGTTCTCGGAGATCTTGATGTTGATCTCCGACTGGGTCAGCGAGGTCTGCTGCTCGGCGATCGCCATCGCTTGCTTGAGTTCGCGCTCCTTGTCGGCCGCGATCTTCTGCCGCTCGAACGTTTCCAGCTTCTCGAACGCCACCTGCCGGTCGCGCAGCTGGGTGAGGATCGTCTCGATCCGGTCGTCGCCGGTGGCCGACCGCGGGTGCCGATCAGCACCTCCTCCAGCTCGATGTTGTAGTGGTCGAAGCGCTCCTTCATATCGATGCTCGCGCGCTCCTGGATGTCGGAGCGCTCCTGGATGAGCTGGATCAGGGTCTTGGTCTGGCCGATGTTCTTGAAGTACGCCGACACCATGGGGTCCAGGGTCTGGTTGACCAGCATCTTGATGTCCCCGAACCGCTGGATCACCAGCGGCGTCTGCCGGTAGTCGATGTGGATGACGCAGCTCAGCGGCAGCCGCGGCTCGAAGGCGTCCTTGGTGATCAGCTCGATCTCGGACAGGCTCTCGTCGTAGCCGTGCCGGCCCGACTCGGACTGGATCCACTTGAGGATGATGTTGGTGGTGGGCACCAGCGACACCGAACCCGCGTAGGTGTTGAACGCGTACTTGCCCGGCATCAGCGGCTCGGCCCACACGCCCCGGTGTCCGGCCGCGACCAGCTCGCCGTGCCGGTAGTCCTGCCCGGACAGGTCCTCGCCGACGCGACCGTGATAGCTGACCACCACTCCCACGAACCCCACCGGCACCGTGACCTTGGGGATGAACTCGATGGTGGCGAAGAGGCGGTTGATGAAGTACGTGCCCTCGGTGAGCACCTGGTATTGCCGGCCCCGATAGCCGCCCGCCCGCAGGAACGCCTCGGGGTCCTGGAAGTTGTTGTGATAGTCCGGGTCGTCGGCCTTGTCGCCGACCGCCGGGGCGATGATGTCGCCCGTGGGCAGGCTCGGGCCGTCGTTGACGGTGACGATGCCCGTGGAGTCGTCGGCGCCCTTGATGACGACCGGCCGGAACCCGTCGAGCGAGCCGAGGTGCTGCGCCATCGAGACGATGGTCTCCTGCTCGGCCTTGCTGCCCATCGGCAGGTAGTAGACCTGACCGGCCGTCATCACGACGAACTGGGCCAGGTTGAACGCGTACGTGCCTTCCCGCAGGATCTGGCGCTGCGGGCCGCGTTGGCCACCGCCGGCGATGAACGCCCCGACGTCCTCGAAGGTGTTGGCCGGCACGACCCGACCGAGGGTCTGCCCGGCGGGCAGCGGCGCACCGTCCCGGGGGAAGACGTAGCCGATCTTGCCCTGGCGATGGTGACCAGGGGCATGACGTGCACCTTGTACATCAGCGGGGTGCGCAGGTGCAGGCCGCCGCGCAGCACGTAGGGCTGGTAGCCGGCCTCCCCACCCAGCGAGATGATCGAATCCTTGAGGGAGCCCTTCGGGCTCCACCACTTCTCGACGACTCCCACCTTGTCGCTGGGGATGCGCCGGACTCCCGCGACCCAGGTCAGCAGGAGCAGCGCCGCGATGACGACCGCGGCGACGATGACGGCACTGAGCAGACCGCCCACCATATTCACGTCCTCGAAGAATGACGAGGGCGCCAACGCGGTCACCGCGCCATTGCACGCCCGTCGAGACGCCTTCACCGTACGCCGGGTGGGGGCGGGTTCGATACCGTCTGAAGACCAAATCGGCGGCGATTGAGCCGGGACCGCCCGGTTCTAGCCGAGTTGCCCTTGTCTGGGGCCTGAACTGGCGGTACATCCCGGCCTGGCGGGTGATCAGCCCCCGAGAAGGCGTCTCGGGAGCCGGACAGAGTGTCGGATGTCGTCGGCAATCCGGGCATACCGGGCCGGGTCCGCGGGGCCCTGATCCGACGTCGACGCCATGACGTGCGCCGCCAGGGCGTGGCCGGCCCGAGCGCTGGCCTCGATGGGGGCGCCGAGCCGCCGGCCGGCGAGGTAACCCGCGGCGAACGCGTCACCCGCGCCCACCGGCTCGACGACCGTGGCGGGCGGCGGCGCAACCTGGATGGCCGGGTCAGACCCTCGGAACACGGTCACCGGGCGGCTCGCGTCCTTGACGACGAGTTCGGCGACGTCGGGCAGCAGCCGCCGCACGTCGGACACGTCCGCGCAGCCCCACACGGCGTGCGCCTCGTCGAGGCCCACGAAGACGAGGTCGGCCAGCACGGCGAGATCGGCCAGCGCGGGACCGGCGTCGCGGGGGTGCCACAGGGCGCTGCGGTAGTTGACGTCGAAGCTCACGCCGGCGGTCCCGGCGGCCTGCCGCAGCAGCGTTCGGCACGCCCGGCGGCTGGCCAGGTTCAACGCGGCCGTGACCCCGCTGAGGTGCACGTGCTCGACGCCGGGGGTGAGCACCTCGGACGGCGCTGCCGGGAACGTGGCCGCCGCGGACCCGGCGCGATGGTAGGTCACCGCCGGTCCCTGCCCGGTCTGCTCCTTGAAGTAGAACCCGGTGGGCCACCCGCCGCGCACCCGGGCGCCCGTCGTGTCGACCCCCTCGGCCGCCGCGGCCGCGACGACCCGCCGGCCGAACGCGTCGTCGCCGACGACGCCCACGAAGCGCGTCGGTTGCCCTAGCCGGGCCAGGTGAATGGCGACGTTCAGCTCGGCGCCGGCGACGCCCACGTCCAGCCGGTCCGCGTCCTGCAGCGTCCGACCCGGGGGCGGGGCCAGCACGACCAGCGCCTCCCCGACGCAGGCCACGCTCCCGGCTACAGCCCAGGTCCCAGTGCCGGTCTCCGTTCGGGTCTCAGCCCCGGTCTGGGTCATGGCCCGGCCCGCTCGATCGCCGCCGCCAGGGCGGTCAGCAGCAGTCCCTGGCCCCAGGGTTGCGGGCGGTCGTCGCGGATCACCGAGTAGCCGAACGGCACGAGCTGCAGCACGGTCCCGGCGCTTACTCGAGTGAGCAGGCCCGCGTCGACGTACGCCAACACCCCCCGCACCGCCCGCCAGCCCGGCTCGGCCAGGGCGGGCTCGGCCAGCAGGTCGGCGCCGCGCAGGAACGCGGCCACCAGCCCCGCGGCGGCGGACGTCTCGAGGACCCCCCGGTTCTCCTCCTGGCCGTCCACGAGGACGTCCCACACGCCGTGCTCGGGCTGGTGGGCGGCCAACGCCGCCAGTTGGCGCCGCAACCCGTCGGCGACCGCGCCCACGTCCAGGCCCAGCCCGGGATGCGCCGCGGCCGCCTCCAGCACCTCCACGTGCGCGAGGGCGGCCCAGGCATTCGCGCGCCCCCAAAAACACGGGATCGTCTCCCCCCGGTGCGACCCGTGCGCGAACAACCCGTTTTCGGCCTGCAGGACCCGGGCGTGGCTGGTCACCTGGCGCACCCCTTCCGCGGCCAGGTCGGCGTCCTCGAGGTGGGCGCCGAGGCGGGCCACGAACACGCCGCACATATACATCGTGTCGGCCCACACGCCCCCCGGCCAATGCTCGATCGCGCCGGTCGCGTCGCGGGTCACGCCCGGCCCGCGGGTCCAGTCCACGAGGCGGCGCAGGGCCGGAAGGTACGCCGTACGCGCGGCCGCCGCATCCTCGACCAGCGCGACCGCGACCGTCCCCGGGGCGACCTCGTTGACGTGGTCCAGGGTGCGCGAGGGGTCGGCCCCCGGGCTGCCGAGCCGCTCGTCGTACCAGCGCAGCACCTCCCCCGGCACCGGCCGACCCGCGGCCCGCGCCGCCTGGACGAGCCCCAGCAGGCAGACCCCCTCCCCCCAGAACCAGCGCCGCAGGCCCAGGCCCCACGTGGCGGCCGCGACCTCGTCCGCTTGCGCCGTCAGCGCGGCGCGACTCAGCCGCTCGGCCGCCACCGGCGGTCGCGGCGGGGCCGCGAGTCGGGCGTTGTCGGTATCGGCGGAGGCCATCAGCCGTCCCCTGCGCCTGCGCTGTCGTCGGATGGGCCGGCGGTCGGCGCGGGGACCGTGCTCGCCGGTTCCAGCCGCCGGCCGGCCCGCGGGTCGAGGCGCAGCCGGTGCCCCGCCCATTCGACGGTGAGGTCGGCGCGGCCGTCTGCCGCCCGGCAGGCGGGGTTGGCCAGGTGCGGGGCACGGCGTACGGTCCCGGCGTCGCCCGCCGACGCCTCCGCCACGTCCGCCGGCTCCCCCGCCACGAGCAGGGGTCCGGTCCAGCGCAGCTCCAGCGCCGGCGACCCGCCGATCTCGCCGACCGCAGCCACGGCGACCCCCGGCGACCCGCGGTGGAACGTCAGGGCTGGCATCGTCGCGATCAGGGCGTCGAGGTCGGGGCGGCCGGCGGTGTCGCGGGTGTCGCGATGGAGCGCCACGATCGCCGCGCCGTCCCCGCGGGGCAGCCACCGCTGCCACGCCTCGTCGCCGCCGCGCTGCGGCTCCCAGCCGCCGGCGCAGGCGACGGCGACGTACCCCTCGCCGCGCCGCCCGACCAGCCATCCGTCGTGCTGGACCCACTCGTCGAACCGCGCCGCCGGGAACCACACAGGTGGGTCCCCGCGGTTGCCCCCGCTGCGCCCCCGACCAGCGGGTGCAGCGCGATCACCGTCCGGTCGTGCTGGCGAACTCGCGGCAGCACGCGGTGCCCGACCCAGGCGTTCGGCCGGGTCGAGCTGTTGTGCCCCGAGGCGGCCGGATTCGTCGCCCACACCTGGACCTGCCCGGGCAGGGTCACCCCCCACACGTGTTCCTGGAGCCCGGCAGGCCGGGGCGGTAGTCCTGCACGGACGACACCATGCCCCCGGGCCCGCGGCGCAGCAGCACGCGCGAGGCGTACGGTCGAGCGAGCA from Austwickia sp. includes the following:
- a CDS encoding sugar kinase, producing the protein MACVGEALVVLAPPPGRTLQDADRLDVGVAGAELNVAIHLARLGQPTRFVGVVGDDAFGRRVVAAAAAEGVDTTGARVRGGWPTGFYFKEQTGQGPAVTYHRAGSAAATFPAAPSEVLTPGVEHVHLSGVTAALNLASRRACRTLLRQAAGTAGVSFDVNYRSALWHPRDAGPALADLAVLADLVFVGLDEAHAVWGCADVSDVRRLLPDVAELVVKDASRPVTVFRGSDPAIQVAPPPATVVEPVGAGDAFAAGYLAGRRLGAPIEASARAGHALAAHVMASTSDQGPADPARYARIADDIRHSVRLPRRLLGG
- a CDS encoding glycoside hydrolase family 88 protein encodes the protein MASADTDNARLAAPPRPPVAAERLSRAALTAQADEVAAATWGLGLRRWFWGEGVCLLGLVQAARAAGRPVPGEVLRWYDERLGSPGADPSRTLDHVNEVAPGTVAVALVEDAAAARTAYLPALRRLVDWTRGPGVTRDATGAIEHWPGGVWADTMYMCGVFVARLGAHLEDADLAAEGVRQVTSHARVLQAENGLFAHGSHRGETIPCFWGRANAWAALAHVEVLEAAAAHPGLGLDVGAVADGLRRQLAALAAHQPEHGVWDVLVDGQEENRGVLETSAAAGLVAAFLRGADLLAEPALAEPGWRAVRGVLAYVDAGLLTRVSAGTVLQLVPFGYSVIRDDRPQPWGQGLLLTALAAAIERAGP